In the genome of Sciurus carolinensis chromosome 3, mSciCar1.2, whole genome shotgun sequence, one region contains:
- the Hes7 gene encoding transcription factor HES-7, whose product MVTRDRAENRDGPKMLKPLVEKRRRDRINRSLEELRLLLLERTRDQNLRNPKLEKAEILEFAVGYLRERSRVEPPGVPRSPTQDAEALASCYLSGFRECLLRLAAFAHDASPAARAQLFSALHGYLRPKPPRPEPVDPRPTAPRPPQDPAAPALGPALHQRPPVHQGPPSPRCAWSPSLSSPRAWDSGASAPLTGLLPPPPPPYKQDGAPKAPPLPPPAFWRPWP is encoded by the exons ATGGTCACCCGGGATCGAGCTGAGAATAGGGACGGGCCCAAG ATGCTCAAGCCGCTTGTGGAGAAGCGGCGCCGGGACCGCATCAACCGCAGCCTGGAAGAgctgaggctgctgctgctggagcGGACCCGGGACCAG AACCTCCGGAACCCGAAGCTGGAGAAAGCGGAGATACTGGAGTTCGCCGTGGGCTACTTGAGGGAGCGAAGCCGGGTGGAGCCCCCGG GGGTTCCCCGGTCCCCAACTCAGGACGCCGAGGCGCTCGCCAGCTGCTACTTGTCCGGCTTCCGCGAGTGCCTGCTCCGCTTGGCGGCCTTCGCGCACGATGCCAGCCCGGCCGCCCGCGCCCAGCTCTTCTCCGCGCTGCACGGCTACCTGCGCCCCAAACCGCCCCGGCCCGAGCCAGTAGATCCCAGGCCAACAGCGCCGCGCCCACCGCAGGACCCCGCCGCACCAGCCCTTGGCCCCGCGCTGCACCAGCGCCCCCCAGTGCACCAGGGCCCCCCTAGTCCGCGCTGTGCCTGGTCCCCATCCCTCAGCTCCCCGCGCGCCTGGGATTCCGGCGCGTCGGCGCCCCTCACCGGACTActgccgccgccaccgccgccttACAAACAAGACGGGGCGCCTAAGGCCCCGCCACTCCCGCCGCCCGCTTTCTGGAGACCTTGGCCCTGA